Proteins from a single region of Streptomyces sp. Tu 3180:
- a CDS encoding NAD(P)-binding domain-containing protein, producing MYDLLVVGAGPYGLSIASHAAAAGLNLRVFGRPMASWRDHMPGGMFLKSEPWASNLSDPAGRWRLDAYCAEQGLTARHAEPIPVEAFAAYGLWFARNAVPAVDERTVTRVTPGPDGFTVVTEDGEALHARTVALAVGVMPFIEVPQTLRGLHPALVTHSSHHSDLGRFQGKDVTVIGGGQAALETAALLAEQGTRVRVLARAERLRWNDVPPPWERPWWQSVRSPHSGLGPGWRNWFYSERPGLFRRLPEATRSRIAATALGPAGAWWVRGRVERAVDLLPGHEVTKASAVPGGVLLETVSLQGARRSLETEHVIAATGFRARCDRLGLLSAELRGTLATLPDGSPALGHTFESSHPGLFLAGLVTASGFGPAMRFVHGATFTAATLVQGVRRRLRAAPPRGTVPVPSGGSRSASPSPVGQ from the coding sequence ATGTACGACCTTCTGGTGGTCGGCGCGGGTCCGTACGGTCTGTCGATCGCGTCCCACGCCGCGGCCGCCGGGCTGAACCTGCGCGTGTTCGGCCGGCCCATGGCGTCCTGGCGGGACCACATGCCCGGCGGCATGTTCCTGAAGTCCGAGCCGTGGGCGTCCAACCTCTCCGACCCGGCCGGGCGCTGGCGGCTGGACGCCTACTGCGCCGAGCAGGGGCTGACGGCACGTCACGCCGAGCCGATCCCGGTGGAGGCCTTCGCGGCGTACGGCCTGTGGTTCGCCCGGAACGCCGTGCCGGCGGTGGACGAGCGCACGGTGACCCGGGTGACGCCCGGCCCCGACGGCTTCACGGTGGTCACCGAGGACGGGGAGGCGCTGCACGCGCGGACCGTGGCGCTGGCGGTCGGCGTGATGCCGTTCATCGAGGTGCCGCAGACCCTGCGCGGACTGCACCCCGCCCTGGTCACGCACAGCAGCCACCACAGCGACCTCGGCCGCTTCCAGGGCAAGGACGTCACGGTGATCGGCGGCGGTCAGGCGGCGCTGGAGACCGCGGCGCTCCTCGCCGAGCAGGGCACGCGGGTACGGGTGCTGGCGCGGGCGGAGCGGCTGCGGTGGAACGACGTGCCGCCGCCCTGGGAGCGGCCCTGGTGGCAGTCGGTGCGCTCCCCGCACAGCGGCCTGGGCCCCGGCTGGCGGAACTGGTTCTACTCCGAGCGCCCCGGTCTCTTCCGGCGGCTGCCGGAGGCGACCCGGTCGCGCATCGCGGCCACGGCGCTGGGTCCCGCGGGCGCCTGGTGGGTGCGGGGCCGGGTGGAGCGGGCGGTGGACCTGCTGCCGGGCCACGAGGTCACCAAGGCGAGCGCGGTGCCGGGCGGGGTGCTGCTGGAGACGGTCAGCCTCCAGGGTGCCCGGCGCAGCCTGGAGACCGAACACGTCATCGCCGCCACCGGGTTCCGGGCGCGCTGCGACCGGCTGGGGCTGCTCTCCGCCGAGCTGCGCGGCACGCTGGCCACCCTGCCCGACGGTTCCCCGGCACTGGGGCACACCTTCGAGTCGTCCCACCCCGGGCTGTTCCTCGCGGGCCTGGTGACCGCGTCCGGCTTCGGACCGGCCATGCGCTTCGTCCACGGCGCGACGTTCACGGCGGCGACGCTCGTGCAGGGGGTGCGCCGCCGGCTCAGGGCGGCTCCGCCGCGCGGGACGGTTCCCGTGCCGAGCGGCGGCAGCCGGAGCGCGTCGCCGTCGCCGGTGGGCCAGTGA
- a CDS encoding ABC transporter permease, with translation MSTLTERNEPVEPAGASGPAGPAAPVEVAAGYRAGRTLPLRVELVRQLKRRRTFVMGAILAVLPFVLVVAFAIGGEPGGRGDRINLMDTATASGANFAAVNLFVSAGFLLVVPVALFCGDTVASEAGWSSLRYLLAAPVPRMRLLWSKLIVALGLSLAAMVLLPLVALAVGTVAYGWGPLQIPTGGALDPGTAAGRLVVVVAYLFVSQLVTAGLAFWLSTRTDAPLGAVGGAVGLTIVGNVLDAVTALGDWRHFLPAHWQFAWADAVQPTPEWSGMIQGAAVSVTYALVLFALAFRGFARKDVVS, from the coding sequence ATGAGCACGCTCACCGAGCGGAACGAGCCCGTCGAGCCGGCCGGCGCGAGCGGGCCGGCCGGACCGGCGGCGCCCGTCGAGGTCGCCGCCGGCTACCGCGCGGGCCGCACCCTGCCGCTGCGCGTCGAACTGGTCCGGCAGCTCAAGCGCCGCCGCACCTTCGTCATGGGCGCGATCCTCGCCGTCCTGCCCTTCGTCCTGGTGGTCGCCTTCGCGATCGGCGGCGAGCCGGGCGGCCGCGGCGACCGGATCAACCTGATGGACACGGCCACCGCGTCCGGCGCCAACTTCGCCGCCGTGAACCTGTTCGTCTCGGCGGGCTTCCTGCTGGTCGTCCCGGTCGCCCTGTTCTGCGGGGACACGGTCGCCTCGGAGGCCGGCTGGTCCTCCCTGCGCTACCTGCTCGCCGCGCCCGTGCCCCGCATGCGGCTGCTGTGGTCCAAGCTGATCGTCGCACTGGGCCTGAGCCTCGCCGCGATGGTGCTGCTGCCGCTGGTGGCGCTCGCCGTGGGCACGGTGGCCTACGGATGGGGCCCGCTGCAGATCCCCACCGGCGGCGCGCTGGACCCCGGCACGGCGGCCGGGCGGCTCGTGGTGGTCGTGGCGTACCTCTTCGTGTCGCAGCTGGTCACCGCCGGGCTCGCGTTCTGGCTGTCCACCCGGACCGACGCCCCGCTCGGCGCGGTCGGCGGCGCCGTCGGCCTGACCATCGTCGGCAACGTCCTGGACGCGGTGACCGCCCTCGGCGACTGGCGCCACTTCCTGCCCGCGCACTGGCAGTTCGCCTGGGCGGACGCCGTCCAGCCGACGCCCGAGTGGTCCGGCATGATCCAGGGCGCCGCCGTCTCCGTGACGTACGCCCTGGTGCTGTTCGCGCTGGCCTTCCGCGGGTTCGCCCGCAAGGACGTGGTCTCCTGA
- a CDS encoding alpha/beta fold hydrolase, translating to MDLRLPGSRWLRSRRPRRTAAAAAAVVVLAGAGTWTAVASDDAPAVHRADRVVAVGDGVRIDTSYFTAGRDGRRPAVLLGHGFGGSKDDVRQQAEELARDGYAVLTWSARGFGKSTGKIGLNDPEGEVADVSRLIDWLADRPEVELDEAGDPRVGMAGASYGGAIALLAAGHDDRVDAIAPAITYFDLADALFPNGVFKKLWAGVFVSSGGGCEKFEPALCAMYERVAESGTPDDRARELLRERSPSAVADRIDVPALLVQGQSDSLFPLGQADAAARAIRANGAPVDVDWIAGGHDGGDPETDRVRTRVRAWFDRYLKDDESADTGPAFRVTRTGGVDSTDGEALLRGASADRYPGLDSGGRSFALTGREQSFANPAGAGPPAVSALPGLGGSGGLAQLSSLGIGVSLDFPGQHARFESAPVADDLRITGSPTVTVHVRSTGDDAVLFGKVYDVGPDGRQQVLPSQLVAPVRVEGAGSGKDVTLTLPAVDHEVRKGHRLRLVLASTDLGYASPAAPATYTVSLRSDLTVPTAPGVTTAAAPLPAWVWWLPAAGAVTALALVLTGRRRTAAPAPDPGLAGVPLQITGLGKRYARSADRYAVQDLSFRVERGQVLGLLGPNGAGKTTTLRMLMGLIKPDGGEIRVFGHAVRPGAPVLSRVGAFVEGAGFLPHLSGRENLELYWRATGRPPEDARLEEALEIAGLGDALARAVRTYSQGMRQRLAIAQAMLGLPDLLILDEPTNGLDPPQIREMREVMIRYAAAGRTVIVSSHLLAEVEQSCTHLVVMDRGRLVQAGPVHEIVGSGDTLLVGTQEPVDEPVAEKIAALPGVASAVRTDEGLLVRLDAGGSAPRLVAELVRLEVPVASVGPHRRLEDAFLTLIGGSA from the coding sequence ATGGATCTTCGACTGCCCGGATCGCGGTGGCTGCGGTCACGGCGGCCGCGACGGACCGCGGCCGCCGCGGCCGCCGTCGTCGTGCTCGCCGGCGCCGGTACCTGGACCGCCGTCGCCTCGGACGACGCGCCCGCGGTCCACCGCGCCGACCGGGTCGTGGCCGTGGGCGACGGGGTGCGCATCGACACCTCGTACTTCACCGCCGGCCGGGACGGCCGCCGCCCCGCCGTCCTGCTCGGGCACGGCTTCGGCGGCAGCAAGGACGACGTGCGGCAGCAGGCCGAGGAGCTCGCGCGCGACGGGTACGCCGTCCTCACCTGGTCCGCGCGGGGCTTCGGCAAGTCCACCGGGAAGATCGGGCTGAACGACCCGGAGGGCGAGGTCGCCGACGTCTCCCGGCTCATCGACTGGCTGGCGGACCGGCCCGAGGTCGAGCTCGACGAGGCCGGCGACCCGCGCGTCGGCATGGCCGGCGCCTCCTACGGCGGCGCCATAGCCCTGCTCGCCGCCGGGCACGACGACCGCGTCGACGCCATCGCCCCGGCGATCACCTACTTCGACCTCGCCGACGCCCTCTTCCCGAACGGCGTCTTCAAGAAGCTGTGGGCCGGCGTCTTCGTCAGCTCCGGCGGCGGCTGCGAGAAGTTCGAGCCCGCGCTGTGCGCGATGTACGAGCGGGTCGCCGAGTCCGGCACCCCGGACGACCGGGCCCGCGAACTGCTCCGGGAGCGCTCGCCGTCCGCCGTCGCCGACCGCATCGACGTGCCCGCCCTCCTCGTGCAGGGCCAGTCCGACTCCCTCTTCCCGCTCGGCCAGGCCGACGCGGCCGCGCGCGCGATCCGCGCGAACGGCGCCCCCGTCGACGTCGACTGGATCGCGGGCGGGCACGACGGCGGCGACCCGGAGACCGACCGCGTCCGGACGCGGGTCCGGGCGTGGTTCGACCGGTACCTCAAGGACGACGAGAGCGCCGACACCGGCCCGGCCTTCCGCGTCACCCGCACCGGAGGCGTCGACTCCACCGACGGCGAGGCCCTGCTGCGCGGCGCGAGCGCGGACCGCTACCCGGGCCTGGACAGCGGCGGCAGGTCCTTCGCCCTCACCGGACGCGAGCAGAGCTTCGCCAACCCGGCCGGCGCCGGCCCGCCCGCCGTCTCCGCGCTCCCCGGCCTCGGCGGCTCCGGCGGCCTGGCCCAGCTGTCCTCCCTCGGCATCGGGGTGTCCCTCGACTTCCCCGGCCAGCACGCCCGCTTCGAGTCCGCCCCGGTCGCCGACGACCTGCGGATCACCGGATCGCCGACCGTCACCGTGCACGTGAGGTCGACCGGCGACGACGCCGTGCTGTTCGGCAAGGTGTACGACGTCGGCCCGGACGGACGGCAGCAGGTGCTGCCCTCCCAGCTCGTCGCCCCGGTCCGCGTCGAGGGCGCCGGGTCCGGCAAGGACGTGACGCTCACCCTCCCGGCCGTCGACCACGAGGTGCGCAAGGGCCACCGCCTGCGCCTCGTCCTCGCCTCCACCGACCTCGGCTACGCCTCACCGGCCGCCCCGGCGACGTACACCGTCTCCCTCAGGAGCGACCTCACGGTGCCCACCGCACCCGGCGTGACCACCGCGGCGGCCCCGCTGCCCGCGTGGGTGTGGTGGCTGCCGGCCGCCGGTGCCGTGACCGCCCTCGCCCTGGTCCTCACCGGCCGCCGCCGTACGGCGGCCCCGGCCCCCGACCCCGGACTCGCCGGCGTACCGCTCCAGATCACCGGCCTGGGCAAGCGCTACGCCCGCTCCGCCGACCGGTACGCCGTGCAGGACCTGTCCTTCCGCGTCGAGAGGGGCCAGGTCCTCGGCCTCCTCGGCCCGAACGGCGCGGGCAAGACCACCACCCTGCGCATGCTGATGGGGCTGATCAAGCCGGACGGCGGCGAGATCCGCGTCTTCGGCCACGCCGTCCGCCCCGGCGCCCCCGTGCTGTCCCGCGTCGGCGCCTTCGTCGAGGGCGCCGGCTTCCTGCCGCACCTGTCCGGCCGGGAGAACCTCGAGCTGTACTGGCGGGCCACCGGCCGCCCGCCCGAGGACGCCCGCCTGGAGGAGGCCCTGGAGATCGCCGGGCTCGGCGACGCCCTCGCCCGCGCGGTGCGCACCTACTCCCAGGGCATGCGCCAGCGCCTCGCCATCGCCCAGGCCATGCTCGGCCTGCCGGACCTGCTCATCCTCGACGAGCCGACCAACGGGCTCGACCCGCCCCAGATCCGCGAGATGCGCGAGGTGATGATCCGGTACGCCGCCGCCGGGCGCACGGTGATCGTCTCCAGCCATCTGCTGGCGGAGGTGGAGCAGTCCTGCACCCACCTCGTGGTCATGGACCGCGGCCGGCTCGTCCAGGCCGGCCCGGTCCACGAGATCGTCGGCTCCGGCGACACCCTGCTGGTCGGTACGCAGGAGCCGGTGGACGAGCCGGTCGCCGAGAAGATCGCCGCACTGCCCGGCGTCGCCTCCGCCGTCCGCACCGACGAGGGACTGCTGGTCCGGCTGGACGCCGGCGGCAGCGCCCCGCGCCTGGTCGCGGAGCTGGTCCGGCTGGAGGTGCCGGTGGCGTCGGTGGGCCCGCACCGCCGCCTCGAAGACGCCTTCCTCACCCTGATCGGAGGTTCCGCATGA
- a CDS encoding chaplin, with amino-acid sequence MRQTLSRGVFAAAAATGILSLYGTPAFADSHAVGGAEDSPGVLSGNNVQAPVHAPVNVCGNTVGAVAAFNGAFDNSCVNGSHAHRAEDRSSDSSHGTSSRSGSSHGGAHAVGGAENSPGVASGNNVQVPVHVPVNVCGNDVTAVGAFNTAAGNSCANGSHAHRAEDRSSDSSHDASSRSGSSYGGAHAVGGTQGSPGVLSGNNVQVPVHVPVNACGNAVDLIGLFDSAYDNTCANTGYGYGEDDTTPPAVTPTPTPTPAPEPGRKTPPAPPSVDEERPGTGPHLAETGSEGLIAASATSAALIAGGAMLYRRRRVGARR; translated from the coding sequence TTGCGACAGACCCTGAGCAGGGGAGTGTTCGCGGCGGCCGCCGCCACGGGCATTCTGTCCCTGTACGGAACCCCCGCCTTCGCCGACTCGCACGCGGTGGGCGGTGCCGAGGATTCTCCCGGTGTGCTGTCCGGGAACAACGTGCAGGCGCCGGTGCACGCACCGGTGAACGTGTGCGGCAACACCGTCGGTGCGGTCGCCGCGTTCAACGGCGCGTTCGACAACTCCTGCGTCAACGGCTCGCACGCGCACCGGGCCGAGGACCGGTCGTCGGACTCCTCCCACGGCACCTCCTCCCGCAGCGGCTCCTCGCACGGCGGTGCGCACGCGGTGGGCGGCGCGGAGAACTCCCCCGGCGTGGCGTCCGGGAACAACGTCCAGGTGCCGGTGCACGTGCCGGTGAACGTGTGCGGCAACGACGTCACCGCGGTCGGGGCGTTCAACACGGCGGCCGGCAACTCCTGTGCCAACGGCTCGCACGCGCACCGGGCCGAGGACCGGTCGTCGGACTCCTCCCACGACGCCTCCTCCCGCAGCGGCTCCTCGTACGGCGGTGCGCACGCGGTGGGCGGTACCCAGGGCTCCCCCGGTGTGCTGTCCGGGAACAACGTCCAGGTGCCGGTGCACGTGCCGGTGAACGCGTGCGGCAACGCCGTCGACCTGATCGGGCTGTTCGACTCCGCGTACGACAACACCTGCGCCAACACCGGGTACGGCTACGGCGAGGACGACACGACCCCGCCCGCCGTCACCCCCACCCCCACCCCCACGCCGGCGCCCGAGCCCGGCAGGAAGACGCCGCCCGCGCCTCCGTCCGTCGACGAGGAGCGGCCCGGCACCGGGCCCCACCTGGCCGAGACCGGCAGCGAGGGCCTGATCGCCGCCTCGGCCACCAGCGCCGCGCTGATCGCGGGCGGGGCGATGCTGTACCGCCGCCGGCGCGTCGGCGCCCGCCGCTAG